A genome region from Nicotiana tabacum cultivar K326 chromosome 13, ASM71507v2, whole genome shotgun sequence includes the following:
- the LOC107778974 gene encoding putative bifunctional TENA-E protein, giving the protein MEGAKKDIPMIKKWLNQHHQLYTAATRHPFTLSIRDGSVQLSAFKRWLGQDYIFVRAFVPFVASLLLKAWKESDDDSDIEVILGGVAALNDEISWFKREASKWNVSLSNIVPQKANLEYCRFLESLMSDDVEYTIAVTAFWAIEAVYQESYAHCLADGSKTSEELKETCQRWGNDDFGRYCGSLQDIANRRLEKSPEDIISKAEAIVIRVLEYEVEFWSMSRGEN; this is encoded by the exons ATGGAAGGAGCTAAAAAAGATATTCCGATGATCAAAAAATGGCTTAATCAACACCATCAGCTATATACCGCTGCCACAAGACACCCATTTACCCTTAGCATCCGTGATGGGTCTGTTCAACTCTCTGCCTTCAAAAGATGGCTG GGGCAAGATTATATATTCGTTAGAGCCTTTGTCCCTTTCGTAGCAAGTTTACTTCTGAAAGCTTGGAAGGAGTCGGACGATGATTCAGACATAGAGGTTATCTTAGGCGGTGTTGCGGCACTGAATGATGAGATATCATGGTTCAAGAGAGAAGCATCTAAATGGAATGTTTCACTGTCCAATATTGTTCCTCAAAAGGCCAACCTAGAATATTGCAG ATTTTTGGAAAGCTTAATGAGCGATGATGTAGAATATACTATTGCCGTTACAGCTTTTTGGGCAATTGAAGCTGTCTACCAAGAAAGTTATGCGCATTGTTTAGCAGATGGCTCTAAAACTTCAGAAGAACTAAAAGAGACTTGTCAAAGATGGGGCAATGATGATTTTGGTCGGTATTGTGGTTCTCTTCAAGATATAGCTAATCGTCGTCTTGAGAAGTCACCAGAAGATATTATCTCAAAAGCTGAGGCAATTGTTATACGTGTACTGGAGTATGAAGTTGAGTTTTGGAGCATGAGTCGCGGGGAAAACTGA